In one Winogradskyella sp. MH6 genomic region, the following are encoded:
- the neuC gene encoding UDP-N-acetylglucosamine 2-epimerase, giving the protein MRKIVFLTGTRADFGKIKSLIQSVEHHSGFEPFIFVTGMHLLKEYGYTLIEVERCGFENISTFHNHTDEATMDLTLAKTINGFSAYIKEVNPDLIVVHGDRVEALAGAIVGSLNNILVAHIEGGELSGTIDELIRHSVSKLSHIHYTSNDEAKQRLIQMGELEESIFTIGSPDVDIMFSNNLPNIEEVKCYYEIDFENFSVVMHHPVTTEVEKTEEETNQLVDALIESDKNYVVIYPNNDLGSKLILKAYERLIGNRKFKIFPSIRFEYFLTLLKNSEFIIGNSSAGVREAPYYGIPTINIGNRQLNRASSSKIINVSCHKRDILEALAELPIKTKEFTNSFGQGNSSTLFLKSLESDGFWTINHQKQFKDAL; this is encoded by the coding sequence ATGCGAAAAATTGTATTTCTTACTGGTACAAGAGCGGATTTTGGTAAAATAAAATCATTAATTCAGAGTGTAGAGCATCACTCTGGGTTTGAGCCGTTCATATTTGTAACTGGTATGCATTTGCTAAAGGAATACGGTTATACACTCATAGAGGTGGAGCGATGTGGATTTGAAAATATATCAACTTTTCATAATCATACAGATGAAGCTACGATGGATTTGACATTAGCAAAAACAATAAATGGTTTTTCAGCCTATATTAAAGAGGTAAATCCAGATTTAATCGTTGTACATGGTGACAGAGTTGAGGCTTTAGCAGGTGCTATTGTAGGGAGTCTTAATAACATTTTGGTAGCTCACATAGAAGGAGGGGAGCTATCGGGAACTATTGATGAGTTGATTAGACATTCTGTATCTAAATTAAGCCATATTCACTATACCTCTAATGATGAGGCAAAACAGCGTTTAATACAAATGGGAGAGCTGGAGGAATCTATTTTTACAATTGGTTCTCCAGATGTAGATATTATGTTTTCTAATAACTTACCTAATATAGAAGAAGTAAAGTGTTATTACGAAATCGATTTTGAAAACTTCTCAGTAGTTATGCATCATCCTGTAACCACAGAAGTTGAAAAAACAGAAGAAGAGACCAATCAATTAGTCGATGCACTAATTGAAAGCGATAAAAACTATGTGGTTATTTACCCAAATAATGATTTAGGTAGTAAGTTAATTTTAAAAGCTTATGAACGATTGATTGGTAATAGAAAATTTAAAATTTTTCCATCAATTCGTTTTGAGTACTTTTTAACTCTTCTTAAAAATTCAGAATTTATAATCGGAAACAGCAGCGCAGGTGTAAGAGAAGCACCATATTATGGTATTCCTACAATTAATATAGGCAATAGACAGTTAAATAGAGCATCATCCTCAAAAATTATTAATGTTTCATGTCATAAAAGAGACATATTAGAAGCTTTAGCAGAATTGCCGATTAAAACAAAAGAATTTACTAATAGTTTC
- a CDS encoding sulfotransferase family protein has translation MTVLEKIKIIVKTLKARATNKIEAPIFIIGTGRCGSDLMVDVLETNPGIQIDKNEQYDWFLPALFGGKERSPMLSDLINYRLTAKESLKQWTAYYRFKLKLIIENKINANNKVFILKSPAITFLLDEIDKMFPDAKYIHLYRNGFSVSKSWCTKEYPRVKAYQDAFSEEDFLFKCAEYYNDSIIEISNFLTKIGKDRQHSISYEDFCENPKGELSKILQFVNVNQQCTFDLSKIVSTNHKVNNLNPDIKLKLNGIMSKSLTVLGYKL, from the coding sequence ATGACTGTTTTAGAAAAAATAAAAATTATAGTAAAGACGCTTAAAGCAAGAGCTACAAATAAAATAGAAGCTCCAATATTCATTATAGGTACTGGTCGATGCGGAAGTGATTTAATGGTTGATGTCTTGGAGACAAATCCAGGAATTCAAATAGATAAAAACGAGCAGTATGATTGGTTTCTTCCAGCTCTATTTGGTGGTAAGGAAAGAAGTCCTATGCTAAGTGACTTAATTAATTATAGACTTACAGCTAAGGAGTCTTTAAAACAATGGACGGCTTATTATCGTTTCAAGCTAAAATTGATTATCGAAAATAAGATCAATGCGAACAATAAGGTTTTTATTTTAAAAAGTCCTGCAATCACTTTTTTGTTAGATGAAATTGATAAGATGTTTCCAGATGCAAAATACATCCATTTATATAGAAATGGATTCTCAGTTTCTAAATCTTGGTGTACAAAAGAATATCCTAGAGTAAAAGCTTATCAAGATGCATTTTCTGAAGAAGATTTTCTTTTTAAATGTGCAGAATATTATAACGATTCTATTATTGAAATTTCTAATTTCTTAACCAAAATTGGAAAAGACAGACAACATTCAATAAGCTATGAAGATTTTTGTGAGAATCCAAAAGGAGAGTTGAGTAAAATACTTCAATTTGTCAATGTAAATCAACAGTGTACTTTTGATTTGTCTAAAATTGTTAGCACAAACCACAAAGTAAATAATTTAAATCCTGATATTAAATTAAAACTGAATGGTATAATGAGCAAAAGTTTAACTGTTTTGGGTTATAAGTTATAA
- the neuB gene encoding N-acetylneuraminate synthase yields the protein MHPFIEISGRKIGRDYPPLVIAEIGINHEGSLKVAKEMVDAAHRAGVEMVKHQTHVVEDEMSKAAKSVIPGNADVSIYEIMERCALNEQDELELKNYVESKGMIFLSTPFSRAAAERLNKFDVPAFKIGSGECNNYPLLEHIAKFGKPVILSTGMNTIESVTKAIKVFKKYNTPVAILHTTNLYPTPFHLVRYGAMLELHEAFPELVFGLSDHTLNNNACLGAVALGASILERHFTDYMQRTGPDIVCSMDEQECVNLIKGSEEIWSMRGGTKAPAKEEKVTIDFAFATVCTIRNIKKGEILSEENIWVKRPGTGKILAEKFNDVLGKRAVRNIEEGEHIDYKDFN from the coding sequence ATGCACCCATTTATAGAAATATCAGGTAGAAAAATAGGGAGAGATTACCCACCACTGGTTATAGCTGAGATAGGTATCAATCATGAAGGCTCCCTTAAAGTCGCAAAGGAAATGGTAGATGCCGCACATAGAGCAGGAGTGGAAATGGTAAAGCATCAAACACATGTAGTAGAAGATGAAATGAGTAAAGCAGCCAAGTCTGTCATTCCAGGAAATGCAGATGTTTCAATATATGAAATTATGGAGCGTTGTGCTCTAAATGAACAAGATGAATTGGAACTTAAGAATTATGTTGAATCTAAAGGCATGATCTTTCTGTCTACACCTTTTTCTAGAGCTGCAGCAGAACGTTTAAACAAGTTTGATGTGCCAGCTTTCAAAATAGGTTCTGGTGAATGCAATAATTATCCACTATTAGAGCATATAGCTAAGTTCGGAAAACCTGTTATTTTAAGCACTGGGATGAATACCATAGAAAGTGTTACAAAAGCAATTAAGGTATTTAAAAAGTATAATACACCTGTAGCAATTTTACATACAACTAATTTGTATCCAACACCTTTTCATTTGGTACGTTATGGTGCTATGTTAGAGTTGCATGAGGCTTTTCCAGAACTTGTGTTTGGTTTAAGCGATCATACTCTGAATAATAATGCATGCCTTGGAGCAGTGGCATTAGGAGCTTCAATTTTAGAACGTCATTTCACAGATTACATGCAAAGAACAGGGCCTGATATTGTTTGTAGTATGGATGAGCAGGAATGTGTCAACCTAATTAAAGGAAGTGAAGAAATTTGGTCTATGCGTGGTGGAACAAAAGCACCTGCTAAAGAAGAAAAAGTAACAATAGACTTTGCCTTCGCAACAGTTTGTACTATAAGAAATATAAAAAAAGGAGAAATACTCTCAGAAGAAAACATTTGGGTAAAACGACCTGGGACAGGAAAAATTTTAGCAGAAAAATTTAATGATGTCCTAGGCAAAAGGGCAGTTAGAAATATTGAAGAAGGGGAACATATAGATTACAAGGATTTTAATTAA
- a CDS encoding acylneuraminate cytidylyltransferase family protein translates to MEKTIAIIPARGGSKRLPNKNVKVLGNLPLLAHSINYAKNNAHIIDDIYVSTNNEEIKKIALKFKAKVIDRPEEISGDHEPTVSVLIHALQQLKDVDTVILLQPTNPFRPKKLLSEAFHKYKKSNAESLFTVSRDHKKLGKINEEKFEPFNYKIGQRSQDLEPLYYENGLLYITKASLIRNNVIFNEQSYPYIVNHRFANVDIDTEEDFDYAQYLFKKYNKNDNY, encoded by the coding sequence TTGGAAAAGACAATTGCAATAATCCCAGCAAGAGGTGGATCTAAAAGACTACCAAATAAGAATGTAAAAGTTCTTGGTAATTTACCACTATTAGCGCATTCTATAAACTATGCTAAAAATAACGCTCATATCATTGACGATATTTATGTATCCACTAACAATGAAGAAATAAAAAAAATAGCATTAAAATTTAAAGCCAAGGTTATTGATAGACCAGAAGAAATTAGTGGAGACCATGAACCAACTGTTTCCGTATTGATACACGCATTACAGCAATTGAAAGATGTAGATACTGTTATACTGTTACAACCCACTAACCCATTTAGACCTAAAAAACTTTTAAGCGAAGCATTTCATAAGTATAAAAAAAGTAATGCTGAAAGTTTATTTACCGTGAGTAGAGATCATAAAAAGCTGGGTAAAATAAATGAAGAAAAATTTGAGCCTTTTAATTATAAAATAGGACAGAGGAGTCAAGATTTAGAGCCTTTGTATTATGAAAATGGTTTACTTTATATTACAAAAGCTTCATTAATAAGAAATAATGTAATTTTTAATGAACAATCCTACCCTTATATTGTAAATCATAGATTCGCCAATGTTGATATAGATACTGAAGAGGATTTTGATTACGCTCAATATTTATTCAAAAAATATAATAAAAATGATAATTACTAA
- a CDS encoding glycosyltransferase family 4 protein yields the protein MKVNVLISYIGLPSDKIGSWNLMFTRLLVAKPNLFTHIICPKSSNYEDDEKYYYVKPPKINSYKFQKIFKHYRYRNYYKQLKKILSRESEITINIVDNINMLFTIHQLLIKDKNRDKVRIIYHLHGFDIDINNKVDFYNAVDSLLVLTNTSAIIHKERLSDFNFCQINQIYNGIDSEKFKPVPPSVQKEIKKRLNLDENSIYYLWLSQDREKKGLHVIINAWRDFSKDKPNIRLLVIGTDKDKYQESQVSFLGKIPNNELPKYYQIASFFLFSTLCNEGHPLALTEALISGCYCLSSNIEPLPEILDYGNYGVLVDNPQSSISWINHLEKTYQDYINNGHRFKIPISKYSLKSWLSNMEKLLLE from the coding sequence ATGAAAGTAAACGTATTAATATCATATATTGGTTTGCCAAGTGATAAGATTGGTAGTTGGAACCTTATGTTTACCAGGTTACTAGTAGCTAAACCAAATCTTTTTACTCATATTATTTGCCCTAAATCGAGTAATTATGAAGATGATGAAAAGTATTATTATGTCAAACCACCAAAAATAAATTCGTATAAGTTCCAAAAAATTTTCAAGCATTACAGATATAGAAATTATTATAAACAACTAAAAAAAATCCTTAGTAGAGAAAGTGAAATTACAATCAATATTGTTGATAATATAAATATGCTTTTTACAATTCACCAATTATTGATAAAGGATAAGAATAGAGATAAGGTGAGGATTATTTATCATTTGCACGGTTTTGATATTGATATTAATAATAAGGTGGATTTCTATAATGCTGTAGATAGCTTATTAGTACTAACAAATACAAGCGCTATAATTCATAAAGAAAGATTAAGTGATTTTAATTTCTGCCAGATAAACCAGATATATAATGGTATAGATTCAGAAAAGTTTAAACCAGTACCACCTTCTGTTCAAAAAGAAATAAAAAAGCGGTTAAATTTGGATGAAAACAGTATCTATTATTTATGGCTCTCACAAGACAGAGAAAAAAAGGGTCTGCATGTAATTATAAACGCATGGCGAGATTTTTCTAAAGATAAACCTAATATTAGATTATTGGTTATAGGTACCGATAAAGACAAGTACCAAGAAAGTCAGGTGTCTTTTTTAGGGAAAATTCCAAATAATGAGCTTCCAAAATACTATCAGATTGCTTCATTTTTTTTATTTTCGACACTATGTAATGAAGGTCATCCATTGGCGCTTACAGAGGCGCTGATTTCAGGTTGTTATTGCTTGTCATCAAATATAGAGCCACTTCCAGAAATCTTGGATTATGGTAATTATGGGGTGTTAGTTGATAATCCTCAAAGTTCCATTTCTTGGATTAATCATTTAGAAAAAACATATCAGGATTATATAAACAATGGTCACAGATTCAAAATCCCGATATCAAAGTATAGTTTAAAGTCTTGGTTGAGTAATATGGAAAAGCTATTGCTAGAATAA
- a CDS encoding glycosyltransferase family 2 protein, with protein MEKHLVSIIIPAYNRASLIGETLDSVLKQTYSNWECIIVDDGSTDNTVEVVRTYVAKDERFKLYLRPVCRPKGANACRNYGFEKSKGEYINWFDCDDILKSDFLEKKVELFRKRKEIDAVFSYGAYFNANNNIIDSSKPKKKYSDIFDYVSNQFHLSTPGPLWHRNFLSNKTLFDEERQKIQDVEFHFRMFLHQFRFDSYEQDYLFLIRRGFDRISSKKTLSTKKIEDVFTYNYFTYASSDIVNTEYLEKYKKITALNTLKAFYEIMVYQKSIRNRYKIFKKYKSEIKKVTSEMKNGFSDFVKINLFLILSVTIKKGFSLLNK; from the coding sequence GTGGAAAAACATTTAGTCTCAATAATAATTCCAGCTTATAATAGGGCCTCATTAATAGGTGAGACCTTAGATAGTGTTTTAAAACAAACTTATAGTAATTGGGAATGCATTATTGTAGATGATGGCAGTACAGATAATACTGTCGAAGTTGTTAGAACATATGTTGCTAAGGATGAAAGATTTAAGTTGTATTTAAGACCTGTGTGCAGACCAAAAGGAGCAAATGCATGTAGGAATTATGGTTTCGAAAAATCTAAGGGAGAATACATTAATTGGTTTGATTGTGATGATATTCTTAAATCTGATTTTTTAGAAAAAAAAGTAGAGTTGTTTAGAAAGAGGAAAGAGATTGATGCAGTGTTTTCTTATGGAGCATATTTTAATGCTAACAATAACATTATAGATAGTTCTAAACCTAAAAAAAAATATAGTGATATTTTTGATTATGTGTCTAATCAATTTCACTTATCAACTCCAGGGCCATTATGGCATCGAAATTTTTTGAGTAATAAAACCTTATTTGATGAAGAGAGACAAAAGATTCAAGATGTGGAGTTTCATTTTAGAATGTTTTTGCATCAATTCAGATTTGATTCTTATGAGCAGGATTATCTATTCCTCATAAGAAGAGGCTTTGATCGAATTTCTTCTAAAAAGACTTTGTCAACTAAAAAAATAGAAGATGTATTTACATATAATTATTTTACTTATGCTAGTAGTGATATAGTAAATACAGAGTATTTGGAGAAATACAAAAAAATAACGGCTTTAAATACTCTAAAAGCGTTTTATGAAATAATGGTTTATCAGAAATCAATAAGAAATAGATATAAAATATTCAAAAAATATAAGTCAGAAATTAAAAAAGTAACATCAGAAATGAAAAATGGATTTTCGGATTTTGTCAAAATAAATTTATTTTTAATTCTCAGTGTCACCATAAAAAAAGGTTTCTCATTACTTAATAAATGA
- a CDS encoding glycosyltransferase, giving the protein MKLKVIHILDIFPSKSETFVINLILESIEKGYSAQILANRILNSKDSSQESLLLESGLYKNAETFNPNIPQNKLKRILLAIKVLLYNIRYMPVFFKTLNTKRYGLKAKTLKMWFQASIFLKYREADIFHAHFGKNGKLLSEMKDIGAIKGDIITSFYGYDTFSTDNDRTYFKNYYKSTFVTSNNIVTSSRYLFNNLICLGVPEHKVLINPVGVNIDLFRYRNRVYSNRLHIITIGRLIRLKGQHLGIDVIKILKDRGYNVQYTIMGDGDEYHALIDKIEKLELKEEITILKGGSQEKVLEELYKNHLFLMTSIKDDLGREEGQGLVVAEAQSTGIPIVCFNSGGVPETVLKNKTGFVIEEGNINEMANAVEKFILTPDLIVSMGKDARCFVEENFNNKIQSQNILRLYK; this is encoded by the coding sequence TTGAAGCTTAAAGTTATACATATACTTGATATTTTTCCTTCAAAATCTGAGACTTTTGTTATCAACCTTATATTAGAGTCCATAGAGAAAGGCTATTCTGCACAGATTTTAGCTAATAGAATTTTAAATTCTAAAGATTCTTCTCAAGAAAGTTTGCTATTGGAAAGTGGATTGTATAAAAACGCAGAAACATTCAATCCAAATATTCCGCAGAATAAATTAAAAAGAATCCTTTTGGCCATTAAAGTGTTATTATATAATATAAGATACATGCCAGTTTTTTTTAAGACCCTAAACACAAAACGTTATGGACTGAAGGCAAAGACTTTAAAAATGTGGTTTCAAGCTTCAATATTTCTAAAATATAGAGAAGCAGACATTTTTCATGCTCATTTCGGTAAAAATGGAAAATTATTATCTGAGATGAAAGATATTGGGGCGATAAAAGGGGATATAATCACTAGTTTTTATGGCTACGATACATTTTCAACAGATAATGATAGAACTTATTTTAAAAATTATTATAAGTCAACATTTGTAACATCCAATAATATAGTAACAAGTTCGAGGTATTTGTTTAATAACCTTATCTGTTTGGGTGTTCCCGAGCACAAAGTTTTAATCAATCCGGTTGGTGTTAATATAGATTTATTTAGGTATAGAAACAGGGTGTACAGTAATAGGTTACATATTATAACCATTGGGAGGCTTATTAGACTTAAAGGACAACATTTAGGTATTGATGTTATTAAAATTTTAAAGGACAGAGGCTATAATGTTCAATATACAATTATGGGAGATGGAGATGAGTACCATGCATTAATTGATAAAATAGAAAAGCTAGAACTAAAAGAAGAAATAACAATTCTTAAAGGTGGATCTCAAGAAAAGGTACTAGAAGAGTTATATAAAAATCATCTTTTTTTAATGACTTCAATAAAAGACGATTTAGGAAGAGAAGAGGGACAAGGACTGGTTGTTGCTGAGGCACAGTCTACGGGAATCCCTATCGTATGTTTTAATTCTGGAGGTGTGCCAGAAACAGTTTTAAAAAACAAAACTGGTTTTGTTATCGAAGAAGGTAATATTAATGAAATGGCTAATGCTGTCGAGAAATTTATTTTAACTCCAGATTTAATAGTATCAATGGGGAAAGACGCAAGGTGTTTTGTAGAAGAAAATTTCAATAACAAAATCCAAAGTCAGAATATTTTAAGGTTATATAAATAA
- a CDS encoding glycosyltransferase family 2 protein, which yields MKPFNIYTVIVTYNGIKWIKECLDSVVEQSKVVVVDNLSTDATVSFIKEYYKDVIVIEQSVNQGFGKGNNIGIKYALDNNADYILLINQDAKLKENSLEKLKKLSEQNPDFGVISPIHCDWSGKFLESSFSKYVNYKFNKDFYSDFVLQKPKQSLYQVPFIAAACWFLPMSTFKKVGGFDPIFFHLGEDVNFAQRVIFHGLKIGVSADLFVSHDTKDRVYEHIERFSDAYFYRLNYREKILFADINFKNWKRKLKHKKSQVFKDALFLLMQLKLKKFFGAAKEYRFYKNLEIECSKSRVLNKTIGSHYLN from the coding sequence ATGAAACCTTTTAATATTTATACTGTTATTGTAACATACAATGGTATTAAATGGATAAAGGAATGTTTAGATTCTGTTGTAGAGCAAAGTAAAGTTGTTGTCGTAGACAATCTTTCTACAGATGCTACGGTTTCTTTTATAAAAGAGTATTACAAAGATGTGATTGTAATTGAGCAAAGTGTAAATCAAGGTTTTGGAAAAGGAAATAATATAGGTATTAAATATGCTCTTGATAACAATGCAGATTATATATTGTTGATTAATCAAGATGCAAAGCTCAAAGAAAATTCGTTAGAAAAATTAAAAAAACTGTCAGAACAAAATCCAGATTTTGGTGTTATAAGTCCAATTCATTGTGATTGGTCTGGTAAATTTTTGGAGAGTTCTTTTTCAAAGTATGTCAATTATAAATTTAATAAAGATTTTTATTCTGATTTTGTTTTACAAAAGCCTAAGCAAAGCCTTTATCAAGTCCCTTTTATAGCAGCAGCATGTTGGTTTTTGCCAATGTCAACATTTAAAAAAGTTGGTGGTTTTGATCCTATTTTTTTTCATCTTGGAGAAGATGTAAACTTTGCGCAAAGGGTAATTTTTCATGGGCTAAAAATTGGTGTCTCTGCAGATTTGTTTGTTTCTCATGATACTAAGGATAGAGTTTATGAGCATATTGAAAGGTTTTCAGATGCATATTTTTATAGATTAAACTATCGAGAAAAAATTCTTTTTGCCGATATTAATTTTAAAAATTGGAAACGTAAATTAAAGCATAAAAAAAGCCAGGTTTTTAAAGACGCTTTATTCTTATTAATGCAGTTAAAGTTGAAAAAATTCTTTGGAGCTGCTAAAGAATATCGTTTTTATAAAAATTTAGAGATTGAATGCTCTAAAAGTAGGGTTTTAAATAAGACTATAGGTTCTCACTATCTAAACTAA
- a CDS encoding sulfotransferase family 2 domain-containing protein, translating into MISHKHKCIFIHIPKCAGTSIFKFFHPEAKINWKIPNYDILYGWCPDRKIHLQHATSKQLLETNLITEEQWEEYYKFTVVRNPWDRSYSDYLWICKERKISDSFENYMNRTGDFIEVFNNSEVPEYRGDHLLSQIDFFDLQGSLKLDKILRFESLNVEMNELLSEIGINKKFNSFENVSAKRNSKHYSKFYDKKSRLMVDKTYKKDIDLLGYSYLDKRNLLDKIFNSLS; encoded by the coding sequence ATGATATCGCATAAACATAAATGTATATTTATACATATACCGAAATGTGCAGGTACAAGTATATTCAAGTTTTTTCATCCAGAAGCCAAGATCAATTGGAAGATACCAAATTATGATATACTATATGGATGGTGTCCCGACAGAAAAATTCATCTTCAACATGCTACATCAAAGCAATTATTAGAGACAAATTTGATAACAGAAGAACAATGGGAAGAATACTATAAGTTTACTGTTGTTAGGAATCCTTGGGACAGGTCTTATTCCGATTATTTGTGGATATGTAAAGAAAGAAAAATAAGCGATTCTTTTGAAAATTATATGAATAGAACGGGTGACTTTATAGAGGTTTTCAATAATTCTGAAGTACCTGAATATAGAGGTGACCATTTATTAAGCCAAATTGATTTTTTTGACTTACAAGGAAGTCTGAAGTTAGACAAAATATTAAGATTTGAATCCCTTAATGTTGAAATGAATGAGCTCCTATCTGAGATAGGAATAAATAAAAAATTCAATTCTTTTGAGAATGTTTCAGCAAAACGAAATTCTAAACATTATTCAAAGTTTTATGATAAAAAGAGTAGACTAATGGTAGATAAGACTTATAAAAAAGACATTGATTTGTTAGGTTATAGTTATTTAGATAAAAGAAATCTTCTAGATAAGATTTTTAATTCCTTGAGTTAA
- a CDS encoding ABC transporter ATP-binding protein: MSSEIILRVENVGKQYRLGLVGTGTLSHDLNRWWSKIRGKEDPYLKIGETNKRSEKGETDYVWAIKDINFEVKRGEVLGIIGKNGAGKSTLLKILSRVTSPSTGEIKTKGRIASLLEVGTGFHPEMTGRENVYLNGAILGMTKKEINSKIEEIIEFSGCLRYIDTPVKRYSSGMKVRLAFAVAAFLEPDILVVDEVLAVGDAEFQKKAIGKMQDISNSDGRTVLFVSHNMEAVQKLCTRCIVLKDGNISFVGNVDQAVYMYLNLFSEDKLKKGDYPIVLNDIKIEKFTLLNENNFETENLISGNHYRFMLSVTNRNDFEMHLNIRIQIFDENEGLLSTLNTFHTNSTLRVGEDEVAEFNCIIDRLQLTEGQYFVGIQIIDLNSRNEIYHNDKILNISVVNGDYFGSGKLPNKKNLGKFLSNFKWENKINDIA; the protein is encoded by the coding sequence ATGAGTTCAGAGATTATTTTAAGAGTAGAAAACGTTGGCAAGCAATACCGATTAGGGTTGGTTGGTACTGGTACTTTAAGTCATGATCTTAATAGATGGTGGAGTAAAATAAGAGGAAAGGAAGATCCTTATTTGAAAATAGGTGAAACCAATAAAAGATCTGAAAAAGGAGAAACGGATTATGTTTGGGCAATAAAAGACATAAATTTTGAAGTCAAACGAGGTGAAGTATTAGGCATAATAGGAAAAAATGGAGCAGGAAAATCCACATTGCTAAAAATACTTTCGAGAGTAACTTCACCTAGTACTGGAGAAATTAAAACCAAAGGAAGAATAGCTTCGTTATTAGAGGTGGGTACAGGGTTTCACCCAGAAATGACAGGTAGAGAAAATGTTTACCTTAATGGTGCTATTTTAGGGATGACCAAAAAAGAAATAAATTCTAAGATTGAAGAAATTATTGAGTTTTCGGGTTGTTTAAGATACATAGACACTCCTGTAAAACGTTACAGTAGTGGTATGAAAGTACGTTTAGCCTTTGCTGTAGCAGCTTTTTTGGAACCAGATATTTTGGTGGTAGATGAGGTTTTGGCTGTAGGTGATGCAGAATTCCAAAAAAAAGCCATAGGGAAAATGCAGGATATCTCTAATAGTGATGGTAGGACAGTGCTTTTTGTGAGCCATAATATGGAAGCAGTACAAAAATTATGTACCAGATGTATTGTATTAAAAGATGGAAATATATCATTTGTAGGTAATGTAGATCAGGCCGTTTATATGTATCTAAACCTTTTTTCTGAGGATAAATTAAAAAAGGGTGATTATCCAATAGTATTAAACGATATTAAGATTGAAAAATTTACTTTACTAAATGAAAATAATTTCGAGACTGAAAACCTAATCTCAGGTAATCACTATAGATTTATGCTTAGTGTTACTAATAGAAATGATTTTGAAATGCATTTAAATATAAGAATTCAAATTTTTGATGAAAATGAAGGCTTATTATCAACATTAAATACATTTCACACTAATAGTACATTGAGAGTAGGTGAAGATGAAGTCGCAGAGTTTAATTGTATAATAGATAGACTACAACTTACCGAAGGACAGTATTTTGTAGGTATACAGATTATTGATTTGAATTCTAGAAATGAAATATATCATAACGATAAAATATTAAATATATCTGTTGTAAATGGTGATTACTTTGGTAGTGGTAAATTACCTAATAAGAAGAATCTAGGTAAGTTTTTGAGTAATTTTAAATGGGAGAATAAGATTAATGATATCGCATAA